A window of Elgaria multicarinata webbii isolate HBS135686 ecotype San Diego chromosome 2, rElgMul1.1.pri, whole genome shotgun sequence contains these coding sequences:
- the LOC134393640 gene encoding olfactory receptor 5J3-like, with the protein MGNFTLVTEFMLTGLTDLPQLQIALFACFLAVYAFTLVGNLGMIVLIKSSPQLHTPMYFFLSNLSFLDICYSSSVTPKFLSDLLREKKVISFAHCFTQLYFYAVFATTECYLLAVMAYDRYVAICKPLLYFANMSQRKCIQLIVVSYGAGIVNALVHTVAASRLNFCGPNIINNFYCEIPPILELACSDISLNDILMFVFVGFNAISTSLTILISYSYILVTILKIHSAKSRQKAFSTCTSHLIAISIFYGCASFMYARPSSRQTHTQDKMASMFYVMVIPMLNPLIYSLRNQEVRSALRKVMGRKAIS; encoded by the coding sequence ATGGGAAACTTCACACTGGTGACTGAATTCATGCTCACAGGATTGACAGACCTTCCGCAGCTGCAGATCGCCCTCTTCGCTTGCTTCTTGGCTGTCTATGCCTTCACCCTGGTGGGGAACCTGGGCATGATTGTCTTAATCAAGTCCAGCCCTCAACTCCACACTCCTATGTACTTTTTCCTTAGCAACTTGTCTTTCTTGGACATCTGCTATTCATCATCTGTCACCCCAAAGTTCCTAAGTGATCTCTTACGTGAGAAGAAGGTAATTTCTTTTGCTCATTGTTTTACTCAgctttatttttatgctgtatttgccACCACTGAGTGCTACCTCCTGGCTGTGATGGCCTATGACCGCTACGTAGCTATCTGTAAACCTCTGCTCTATTTTGCCAACATGTCCCAAAGAAAGTGCATCCAGCTAATAGTGGTTTCCTACGGCGCCGGGATTGTAAATGCCTTGGTGCACACAGTTGCTGCATCTAGGCTAAACTTCTGTGGGCcaaatataattaataattttTACTGTGAAATTCCTCCCATATTAGAACTGGCCTGCTCAGACATCAGTCTCAATGATATCTTGATGTTTGTATTTGTTGGGTTCAATGCAATATCAACCAGTCTGACCATTCTCATCTCCTACAGCTACATTCTGGTCACTATTTTAAAGATTCACTCTGCCAAAAGCCGGCAGAAAGCTTTCTCCACGTGCACATCCCATCTCATAGCCATCTCCATTTTTTATGGATGTGCTAGCTTCATGTATGCACGACCCAGCTCTAGGCAGACTCACACCCaagacaaaatggcttccatgttcTATGTAATGGTGATCCCTATGCTGAATCCCTTGATCTACAGTCTGAGGAACCAGGAGGTCAGGAGTGCCTTAAGAAAAGTTATGGGAAGAAaa